Proteins encoded together in one Triticum dicoccoides isolate Atlit2015 ecotype Zavitan chromosome 7B, WEW_v2.0, whole genome shotgun sequence window:
- the LOC119335175 gene encoding NDR1/HIN1-like protein 26 → MSLITDDPDRAPRDCTAARRHQSGRRRRWLLIAAASAMALLLAMAIILWLTLRPSSPRFRLLSATASTNATGGMAGTVLLDAYVVAHNPNAHALALYDGLRARASYAGLQLAAAAPIPPFQQAQGDVMLSAALSSSSSAAEETTAGGRSPALLTLRVGGRLRWKVVVWVSSSRTLAAECIAAAVSPSQLRAVVVQDCQCATTIE, encoded by the coding sequence ATGTCCCTCATCACCGATGACCCCGACCGCGCTCCGAGGGACTGCACGGCGGCCAGGCGCCACCAGTCCGGTAGGCGCCGGCGGTGGCTGCTGATCGCCGCGGCGTCAGCAATGGCGTTGCTGCTAGCCATGGCCATCATACTCTGGCTCACCCTCCGCCCTTCCAGCCCACGGTTCAGGCTGttgtccgccaccgcctccaccaacGCCACCGGGGGCATGGCGGGCACCGTGCTGCTCGACGCTTACGTTGTCGCGCACAACCCCAACGCGCACGCCCTCGCGCTCTATGACGGCCTCCGGGCGCGAGCGTCCTACGCGGGACtccagctcgccgccgccgcgccgatcCCGCCGTTCCAGCAGGCCCAGGGCGACGTCATGCTCTCTGCCGCGCTctcctcgtcgtcctcggcggcGGAGGAAACGACGGCGGGCGGGCGATCGCCGGCGCTGCTGACGCTGCGCGTGGGGGGGCGGCTCCGATGGAAGGTGGTCGTCTGGGTGTCCAGTAGCCGCACCCTCGCTGCCGagtgcatcgccgccgccgtctcgccgtcTCAGCTCAGGGCCGTCGTCGTGCAGGACTGCCAGTGCGCCACCACCATCGAATGA